Proteins from a single region of Terriglobales bacterium:
- the queG gene encoding tRNA epoxyqueuosine(34) reductase QueG — MPSSLLLSVQQSATAAGFERVGLAPASHPEMRELDRFADWVDAGYAGEMEYLKRRSESGKYKRSALEEALPWAKSVIVVAMNYNPAAPKSTEPAARTQGWISRYALSPRDYHDTVLGSLRKVEATLIEEQRAAGEEIITRAYVDTGPVLERVYAKYAGIGWIGKNTCIINQELGSWIFLGVIVTSIPYSAFVPDQKLDIAPDRCGRCTRCIDACPTDALIGPHQLDASRCIAYFTIEKRGSIPESVRGNIGRHVFGCDICQDVCPWNRKVPVATNAGFEADASLINPDLSELSQMSAEQFRKRFRGSPISRAKYSGFLRNVAVAMGNSGLQEYIPALERLALSEDSVIAEHAVWALARLRGLNSESQQEETVAAQ, encoded by the coding sequence GTGCCTTCCTCTCTTCTGCTCTCCGTTCAACAATCCGCAACAGCCGCGGGATTCGAGCGTGTCGGCCTGGCTCCGGCGAGCCATCCAGAGATGCGCGAGCTGGATCGCTTCGCCGATTGGGTCGATGCTGGATATGCGGGGGAAATGGAGTACCTGAAGCGGCGCAGCGAGTCCGGCAAATACAAGCGCAGTGCGCTCGAGGAGGCGCTGCCTTGGGCGAAGTCAGTGATCGTAGTTGCGATGAACTACAACCCGGCCGCACCGAAATCGACTGAACCGGCGGCCCGAACTCAGGGCTGGATCTCGCGTTATGCGCTCAGCCCTCGCGATTACCACGACACAGTGTTGGGCTCGTTGCGCAAAGTCGAAGCTACTTTGATCGAGGAGCAACGCGCTGCAGGAGAGGAAATCATTACCCGCGCTTACGTCGATACCGGTCCGGTGCTTGAGCGCGTTTACGCCAAGTACGCGGGCATCGGCTGGATTGGCAAGAACACCTGCATCATCAACCAGGAACTTGGCTCGTGGATTTTTCTCGGCGTCATCGTCACATCAATACCGTACTCGGCGTTCGTTCCCGATCAGAAACTCGACATTGCTCCCGACCGCTGCGGACGCTGCACGCGCTGCATCGATGCCTGCCCGACCGACGCGCTGATCGGCCCTCATCAACTCGATGCATCGCGATGCATCGCATACTTCACGATCGAGAAGCGCGGCTCGATTCCCGAATCGGTACGCGGGAACATTGGCAGGCACGTGTTTGGGTGCGACATCTGTCAGGATGTATGTCCGTGGAATCGCAAGGTTCCGGTTGCCACGAACGCCGGTTTCGAAGCGGACGCTTCTTTGATCAATCCTGATTTATCGGAGCTGTCGCAAATGTCTGCCGAACAATTTCGGAAGCGCTTCCGCGGCTCACCAATCTCGCGCGCGAAGTATTCAGGTTTTCTTCGCAATGTGGCTGTAGCAATGGGAAACAGCGGATTGCAGGAATATATTCCTGCATTGGAACGACTGGCGCTAAGCGAGGATTCAGTAATTGCAGAACATGCGGTTTGGGCACTCGCTCGCTTGCGTGGGCTAAATTCAGAGTCGCAGCAAGAGGAAACTGTCGCCGCTCAGTAG
- a CDS encoding DUF1440 domain-containing protein produces MHEELDNHHVLWKGFVSGLAAGLAGTAAMTLFQTGWSKAEQELNRKNGSEESKNSDQSQQEEPSTVKVANKISEATLHRDLGKSEKEPASYAVHFAFGTLMGGIYGISSEYLKIARTGYGLLHGLGLWAGADATVLPAMGLSQPVTKRSPTELTYEILAHAVYGVSSEATRRFVRAQLA; encoded by the coding sequence ATGCATGAAGAACTCGATAATCACCACGTCTTATGGAAAGGATTCGTTTCCGGCCTGGCAGCCGGACTGGCCGGCACGGCTGCAATGACGCTCTTCCAGACTGGCTGGTCGAAGGCAGAGCAGGAACTCAATCGGAAGAATGGGAGCGAGGAATCAAAAAACTCCGATCAATCGCAGCAAGAGGAACCCTCCACCGTAAAGGTGGCGAATAAAATTTCCGAGGCCACTCTTCACCGTGACTTGGGAAAAAGCGAAAAAGAGCCGGCCAGCTATGCCGTTCACTTTGCCTTCGGCACCCTGATGGGCGGCATCTACGGAATTTCCAGTGAATATCTGAAGATCGCGCGAACAGGATATGGGCTGTTACATGGGCTTGGTCTTTGGGCGGGAGCAGACGCTACGGTCCTGCCCGCAATGGGCCTCTCGCAACCTGTTACGAAGCGATCGCCAACCGAACTCACCTACGAAATCCTGGCTCATGCGGTGTACGGTGTCAGCAGCGAAGCTACGAGGAGATTCGTTCGCGCTCAGCTCGCATAG
- a CDS encoding protein kinase, which produces MLETAQVGSGKTIFENGRQWEGRTIAGKFPLRQYLGASNRSAVFATEWRDDLSRKAVIKLIAAGPHADVQETRLKLASKLSHPHLLQIFETGMCEVADEQFLYVVTEFADEALSQILPERALTPAEAREMTKPLLEALSYLHENGFAHGRLRPSNILVVGEQLKLSTDSVCRPGVIDSVSENRPAYDAPEASREGCSPAGDVWSLGVVLCESLTRRLPAWTDRLQNEPTLPAGIPEPFAGIASHSVRRDPKSRWTVSHILSKFQPTPVPAPARPKLDKQKIKIETQRLREKSEIIAKAGAEIIVKARKEISSHIYAVGFLAVIAVAILAASTLRRHPAATNVSLGDQPVGAALEKPSPNPRHNSADRAARQAQSFASAGQIVRQVLPNVTASALKTIHGKVRVTVRVHTDRAGNVAKAEFVSAGPSRYFANHALEAAQDWKFASPNAHVWVLQFVFQRSGTSVNPRPMNS; this is translated from the coding sequence ATGCTCGAAACAGCTCAGGTGGGGAGCGGCAAGACCATCTTCGAAAACGGCAGACAGTGGGAAGGCCGCACTATCGCTGGAAAGTTTCCGTTGCGCCAATATCTCGGCGCGTCCAACCGCAGCGCGGTCTTTGCCACGGAATGGCGGGACGATCTCTCGCGCAAAGCCGTAATCAAGCTGATCGCCGCCGGTCCTCACGCCGATGTGCAAGAGACACGCTTGAAGCTGGCGTCCAAGCTCTCGCATCCGCACCTGCTGCAGATCTTCGAGACCGGAATGTGCGAGGTGGCTGACGAGCAATTCCTGTACGTTGTCACCGAGTTTGCCGACGAAGCACTCTCACAGATCCTGCCGGAGCGGGCTCTCACACCTGCCGAGGCGCGCGAAATGACGAAGCCGCTCCTGGAGGCGCTGTCATATCTTCACGAAAACGGTTTTGCTCACGGACGTCTGCGGCCCTCGAATATTCTCGTGGTCGGCGAGCAATTGAAGCTGTCGACTGACAGCGTCTGCCGTCCCGGCGTGATCGACAGTGTGAGTGAAAACCGGCCTGCCTACGATGCTCCAGAGGCATCGCGCGAAGGCTGCTCGCCCGCCGGTGACGTTTGGTCCCTGGGCGTTGTTCTGTGCGAGTCACTCACGCGACGTCTGCCCGCGTGGACAGACCGGTTGCAGAATGAACCAACATTGCCCGCCGGGATCCCCGAGCCATTCGCTGGAATCGCCAGCCACTCTGTACGACGCGATCCCAAATCGCGCTGGACCGTCTCTCACATACTTTCGAAGTTCCAGCCGACGCCAGTTCCAGCTCCCGCGCGACCGAAGCTGGATAAGCAAAAGATAAAGATCGAGACGCAAAGGCTAAGGGAGAAGTCGGAAATTATCGCGAAGGCTGGCGCTGAGATCATCGTGAAGGCACGCAAGGAGATCAGCAGTCACATCTATGCCGTTGGCTTCCTTGCGGTGATCGCGGTTGCGATTCTCGCCGCGAGCACGCTTCGCCGGCATCCTGCTGCTACTAATGTTTCCTTGGGCGATCAGCCTGTCGGGGCAGCGCTGGAAAAACCCTCACCAAATCCAAGGCACAATTCAGCAGATCGTGCGGCAAGGCAAGCACAGTCATTCGCCTCAGCCGGGCAAATTGTTCGTCAGGTATTGCCAAATGTCACAGCAAGCGCTCTGAAGACGATTCACGGAAAGGTGCGAGTCACGGTGCGTGTTCATACTGACCGTGCAGGAAACGTCGCTAAGGCCGAATTCGTGTCCGCAGGGCCTAGCCGATATTTCGCCAACCACGCTCTTGAGGCAGCACAAGACTGGAAATTCGCCAGCCCCAACGCTCATGTCTGGGTTCTCCAGTTTGTATTTCAGAGGAGCGGAACCTCGGTGAATCCGCGCCCAATGAATTCGTAA
- the rlmB gene encoding 23S rRNA (guanosine(2251)-2'-O)-methyltransferase RlmB has protein sequence MDVVFGIHAVEEALRARSRSLDHLEVARERHDQRLQSVIDLAREEGVTVRFVPRDQLDRLARSKSHQGAVAVVAAKEYVGLDTLLSSNSSQTFILVLDGIEDPHNLGALIRTADGAGASGVVIPERRSAAVNATVAKTSAGASEHVKVARVVNLARALDELKEKNVWIVGLDERGEKSYDDVDYNMDCAVVLGAEGHGLHDLIRKKCDYLVSIPMAGEVPSLNVSVAGAVVMYEVARQRRAKAQDSTEAKHEKARRGLGS, from the coding sequence ATGGACGTCGTGTTTGGAATCCATGCCGTGGAAGAGGCATTACGGGCGCGGAGCCGCTCGCTCGATCATCTGGAGGTCGCGCGCGAACGCCACGACCAGCGATTGCAGTCGGTGATCGACCTGGCACGAGAGGAGGGAGTTACGGTCCGGTTCGTTCCTCGGGACCAACTCGATCGCCTGGCTCGGAGCAAGTCGCATCAGGGCGCAGTTGCCGTAGTTGCTGCGAAGGAATATGTCGGACTGGACACGCTGCTCTCAAGCAACAGCAGCCAAACTTTCATTTTGGTGCTCGACGGAATCGAGGATCCTCACAATCTCGGAGCGCTCATCCGAACTGCAGACGGAGCCGGAGCGAGCGGGGTAGTCATTCCGGAACGCCGATCTGCAGCCGTGAATGCAACTGTCGCAAAAACCTCGGCGGGAGCTTCGGAGCATGTGAAGGTCGCTCGCGTGGTGAACCTGGCGCGGGCGCTCGATGAACTGAAGGAAAAAAACGTGTGGATTGTCGGGCTCGATGAGCGCGGAGAAAAGAGCTATGACGATGTCGACTACAACATGGATTGCGCCGTTGTGCTCGGCGCTGAGGGTCACGGCCTTCACGATCTGATCCGCAAAAAATGCGATTACCTGGTTTCGATTCCGATGGCAGGCGAGGTTCCTTCTTTGAACGTCTCAGTTGCGGGGGCGGTGGTGATGTACGAGGTCGCACGCCAGCGTCGAGCTAAGGCTCAGGATTCAACAGAAGCGAAACACGAAAAGGCGCGCAGAGGATTAGGTTCGTGA
- a CDS encoding Rne/Rng family ribonuclease, which translates to MAKELFISTTPHETKVAVVDDEQLSEIYFERENEYTLAGSIYKGRVTRVLPGMQSAFVDIGLERDAFLYVTDFLEEQEDQEDFEQVADRGEPQQRSSQPASAAVQEQKPAGAENGSTQDQQSSDQFERGPRRWRGRRGRRRGRGGFQEQGGQQSGPETTESFEGEESAEGGEQEKVILPGESLSKYRHAEVEAEPANELATAPEAHSSEPIRPSEHVISESHIPEPAPGASISVLPGESISKYRGGDSGQSSAEPQPERQPSRFERFRKRFESRWEKPNRREENQSQKKEESAPAGPPVFALPGESLAKYRGRESSTLEPESAQQHAQLSESAREPQPSQAETLTQHETPEVRTEHHATAANVHYTEPERADSDERVEHALQGQGSRSGEAVSTGEILSPEIQERSEQPSHEFGSGVVEEELIDEEESDVLPIGEHLDEEVYEELEEETLDADNAQQLVEAVREAHVNQRLGLQQGEPSDLEDQPSGEEVESFVSGNGNASPAQIEAADMEDTAYEEQALETSTSEEESVPESAEVEADEGRAELRAPANTAAFQQRTERTERGAPDRFRRGRRGRPMRGRRNIQRESQPTISELLKEGQEILVQIAKEPMAKKGARITSHIALPGRFLVYMPTVNHVGVSRKIGSDEERQRLKRILISEKGSAHGGFIVRTAAAGASEEDLRSDLRFLINLWNDIKSRSENSKAPALIYHDLNLVERILRDQVTSNFTSIWVDNEQEYERIVRFLGRFQPAMVRRAKLYTKDTPLFEQFGIQEEINNALKSKVWLKSGGYIVINQTEALVAIDINTGKYVGKTQRLEDTIVKTNIDAIKEIVRQIRLRDLGGIIVIDFIDMDERKNRQKVMQALEDALKSDRAPSKVLQFNDFGLVAITRKRVKQSLERTLSTACSYCTGTGMIKSVQTVCNEIYVEMRKMSRNLERHDVMLRVNPEVVKALKANSARWLQEMEELTGKTIIVKSDPLLHQEQFDIN; encoded by the coding sequence ATGGCCAAAGAGCTATTCATTTCTACGACTCCGCACGAAACCAAAGTCGCGGTAGTCGATGACGAACAACTTTCTGAAATTTACTTTGAGCGTGAGAACGAATACACGCTCGCAGGTTCCATCTATAAAGGCCGCGTCACCCGAGTGCTGCCCGGAATGCAGTCGGCATTCGTCGATATTGGACTGGAGCGCGACGCGTTCTTGTACGTAACCGACTTCCTCGAAGAGCAGGAAGATCAGGAAGACTTCGAGCAGGTAGCCGATCGCGGCGAGCCGCAGCAACGGAGTTCGCAGCCTGCATCCGCAGCAGTGCAGGAGCAGAAACCTGCAGGTGCCGAGAACGGTTCAACCCAGGATCAGCAATCTTCCGATCAGTTTGAGCGCGGCCCGCGCCGGTGGCGTGGACGCCGTGGACGGCGGCGTGGACGCGGGGGATTCCAGGAGCAAGGCGGCCAACAAAGCGGGCCGGAAACCACCGAGAGCTTCGAAGGGGAAGAGAGCGCAGAAGGTGGAGAACAGGAAAAAGTAATTCTGCCCGGCGAATCGCTTTCCAAGTACCGTCACGCCGAAGTGGAAGCCGAACCGGCAAACGAACTGGCGACTGCACCGGAGGCTCATTCTTCCGAGCCTATTCGCCCGTCAGAGCACGTAATCTCGGAATCGCATATTCCCGAGCCGGCTCCCGGTGCATCCATTTCGGTCCTGCCCGGCGAGTCGATCTCCAAGTACCGGGGCGGGGACAGCGGACAATCGAGCGCCGAACCTCAACCCGAGAGGCAGCCGTCTCGCTTCGAGCGCTTTCGCAAGAGATTCGAATCGCGCTGGGAAAAGCCAAACCGTCGTGAGGAGAATCAGAGCCAGAAAAAAGAAGAGAGCGCTCCTGCCGGTCCGCCAGTCTTCGCTCTTCCCGGCGAATCGCTCGCGAAATATCGAGGGCGCGAGAGTTCCACTTTGGAGCCGGAGAGCGCTCAGCAGCACGCCCAGCTGAGCGAGTCTGCAAGGGAGCCTCAACCTTCGCAGGCGGAAACCCTTACTCAGCATGAAACTCCAGAGGTGCGCACGGAGCATCATGCCACCGCTGCAAACGTTCACTACACCGAGCCAGAACGCGCTGACTCGGATGAGCGAGTCGAACATGCGCTGCAGGGCCAAGGATCTCGCTCGGGGGAAGCAGTCTCTACGGGTGAAATACTTAGTCCCGAGATTCAAGAGCGCTCAGAGCAGCCGTCCCATGAGTTCGGTTCGGGCGTTGTCGAAGAAGAATTGATCGACGAAGAAGAAAGCGACGTCCTTCCCATTGGCGAGCACCTGGATGAAGAGGTCTATGAAGAACTCGAAGAGGAAACTCTCGACGCCGACAACGCGCAGCAGCTCGTTGAAGCGGTTCGCGAAGCCCATGTAAATCAGCGCCTCGGATTACAGCAAGGCGAGCCTTCCGATCTGGAAGATCAGCCTTCCGGGGAAGAGGTCGAGAGCTTTGTCTCAGGAAATGGCAATGCCTCGCCTGCGCAGATTGAAGCCGCAGACATGGAAGATACGGCCTATGAAGAGCAGGCGCTCGAAACCTCCACGAGCGAAGAAGAATCTGTTCCCGAATCGGCAGAGGTTGAAGCCGACGAAGGTCGGGCAGAACTTCGCGCACCGGCAAACACAGCGGCATTCCAGCAGCGAACCGAACGCACCGAGCGCGGAGCGCCAGACCGCTTCCGCCGCGGCCGTCGTGGTCGTCCGATGCGCGGACGCCGCAATATCCAGCGCGAATCTCAGCCGACCATCAGCGAGCTTCTTAAAGAAGGCCAGGAGATTCTCGTCCAGATCGCAAAAGAGCCGATGGCCAAGAAGGGCGCGCGCATCACCAGCCACATCGCGCTGCCTGGACGCTTCCTCGTGTACATGCCGACCGTCAATCACGTCGGCGTCTCGCGCAAGATCGGTTCGGACGAAGAACGTCAGCGTCTGAAGCGCATCCTGATCAGCGAAAAAGGAAGCGCACACGGGGGATTCATCGTGCGCACTGCAGCCGCAGGAGCCAGCGAAGAGGATCTGCGCTCCGACCTGCGTTTTCTTATCAATCTCTGGAACGACATCAAGTCGCGTTCGGAAAACAGCAAGGCACCGGCTCTGATCTATCACGATCTGAACTTGGTCGAGCGCATTCTGCGCGATCAGGTCACGAGCAACTTCACCAGCATCTGGGTCGATAACGAGCAGGAGTACGAGCGCATCGTGCGCTTCCTCGGACGCTTCCAGCCTGCGATGGTGCGTCGTGCGAAGCTGTACACCAAAGACACTCCTCTGTTCGAGCAGTTCGGAATTCAGGAGGAGATCAACAACGCGCTTAAATCGAAAGTCTGGCTCAAGAGCGGCGGCTACATCGTCATCAATCAGACCGAAGCGCTGGTCGCGATTGACATCAATACCGGCAAATATGTCGGCAAAACGCAGCGTCTCGAAGACACGATCGTTAAAACCAACATCGATGCGATCAAAGAGATCGTTCGCCAGATTCGCCTCCGCGACCTCGGCGGCATCATCGTGATCGACTTCATTGACATGGACGAGCGCAAGAACCGCCAGAAAGTCATGCAGGCCCTCGAAGACGCGCTCAAGAGTGACCGCGCGCCATCCAAGGTCCTGCAGTTCAACGACTTCGGCCTGGTGGCGATCACGCGCAAGCGCGTGAAGCAGTCGCTAGAACGCACGCTCTCAACAGCGTGCAGCTACTGTACCGGAACGGGAATGATCAAAAGCGTGCAGACAGTCTGCAACGAGATCTACGTCGAGATGCGCAAGATGTCCCGCAACCTGGAGCGCCACGACGTAATGCTGCGCGTAAATCCCGAAGTGGTAAAAGCGCTAAAAGCAAACAGCGCCCGCTGGCTGCAGGAGATGGAAGAACTAACAGGCAAAACCATCATTGTGAAAAGCGATCCCTTGCTGCATCAGGAGCAGTTCGACATTAATTGA
- the rodA gene encoding rod shape-determining protein RodA yields MRRFISFRDFDWILLAFILIICAVGTFEIYSATRQTKFVGFQTKQVYWIIGGLILMFFASMVNYQALLENVHWFYIASILSLLAVAAVGTRVLGAKRWIKLPGGQHFQPSEWIKLVLILTLAKYFSDLAGRDVGLRDIVKAFLIVGVPMALVLKQPDLGTSLTYIPVLICALFLGGIKFKHAISILLLGTLMIYPVWRWGLKPYQKARLTSFSEPEADPRGSGYQIQQSLIAVGSGGLTGKGSMKGSQTQGAFIPIPYTDFIFAAFAEEHGFVGCLVVLLLYFIVLMRLIQNAQSAPDRAGTLIIMGVVAVLVFHILVNVGMVVGYMPVTGIPLPLMSYGGSSVLFTFLALGIVNNIRMRRFVN; encoded by the coding sequence ATGCGTCGCTTCATTTCTTTTCGCGATTTTGACTGGATACTTCTGGCGTTCATCCTGATTATCTGCGCCGTGGGCACTTTCGAAATCTATAGTGCTACACGGCAGACGAAATTTGTCGGATTCCAAACCAAGCAGGTTTACTGGATCATCGGCGGACTGATCCTGATGTTCTTCGCCAGCATGGTGAACTATCAGGCTCTGCTGGAGAACGTGCACTGGTTTTACATTGCATCGATTCTTTCATTATTGGCGGTCGCCGCGGTTGGAACTCGCGTGCTGGGCGCAAAGCGCTGGATCAAGCTGCCCGGAGGTCAGCATTTTCAGCCATCGGAATGGATCAAGCTTGTCCTGATATTGACGCTGGCCAAGTACTTCTCCGACTTAGCTGGACGCGATGTTGGTTTGCGCGACATCGTGAAGGCATTTTTGATCGTTGGCGTGCCGATGGCACTGGTGCTGAAGCAGCCCGACCTGGGAACTTCGCTGACCTATATTCCGGTTCTTATCTGCGCTTTGTTTTTAGGGGGTATTAAGTTCAAGCACGCGATTAGCATCTTGCTGCTGGGGACGCTGATGATTTATCCCGTCTGGCGATGGGGTTTGAAGCCATACCAGAAAGCCCGCTTGACCAGCTTCAGCGAGCCGGAAGCGGATCCGCGCGGTTCCGGATATCAGATTCAGCAGTCTCTGATCGCGGTAGGATCCGGCGGACTGACCGGAAAAGGTTCAATGAAGGGTAGCCAGACGCAAGGCGCCTTTATTCCGATCCCGTATACGGACTTCATCTTCGCAGCCTTCGCCGAGGAGCACGGGTTTGTGGGGTGCCTGGTCGTCTTGCTGCTATACTTCATCGTGTTGATGCGTTTGATTCAAAACGCTCAATCTGCTCCAGACCGTGCCGGAACTTTGATTATCATGGGAGTTGTAGCGGTCCTGGTGTTTCATATTCTCGTCAACGTAGGCATGGTCGTAGGCTATATGCCTGTGACCGGAATCCCGTTGCCGTTGATGAGTTATGGCGGATCGTCGGTTCTGTTTACGTTCCTTGCTCTGGGCATTGTGAATAACATCCGCATGCGCAGGTTCGTGAACTAG